A stretch of [Clostridium] scindens DNA encodes these proteins:
- a CDS encoding DnaD domain protein, which produces MKRLTLTNYAQGNTTVLENEFIDHHMVKANGEYVKVYLLLLRHMNEPSGMLSVSEIADKLECTEKDVVRALNYWKKQGLLDYCEECEELPASESAPASYMKNAASDAIAADSAPLPDVQDDSASAPNIQQYRSRKERKEFKELLFVAEQYLGKTLSSMDIDTITYFFDTLHMSAELIEYLIEYCVENGHKSMHYIQKVALSWNDQKITTVEAAKSSTILYNKNCYSVLNAYGIKGRAPATSEIAYIRKWNEEYGFTLDIILEACNRTMNTIHQPNFEYTDTILKNWLGKNVHYLKDIEALDADYLREKERKKKQAAKPAINTKNNKFNNFDGRSYDMDDLERKLVQQ; this is translated from the coding sequence ATGAAGAGATTAACACTTACCAACTATGCGCAGGGCAATACCACTGTGCTTGAGAACGAATTTATTGACCATCATATGGTCAAAGCAAATGGAGAATATGTAAAGGTGTATCTTCTTCTGCTGCGCCACATGAATGAGCCTTCCGGGATGCTGTCCGTTTCTGAGATTGCAGATAAGCTGGAATGCACGGAAAAGGATGTGGTCCGCGCGCTGAATTATTGGAAAAAGCAGGGACTGCTGGACTACTGCGAGGAATGCGAAGAACTCCCCGCCTCCGAATCCGCCCCTGCCTCTTATATGAAGAATGCCGCCTCCGACGCGATAGCGGCTGACTCCGCGCCTCTGCCGGATGTACAGGATGACTCCGCGTCCGCGCCTAACATTCAGCAGTACCGCAGCAGGAAGGAACGCAAGGAATTCAAGGAACTGCTTTTTGTAGCAGAGCAATACCTTGGAAAGACGCTGTCTTCCATGGATATTGACACCATTACATATTTTTTCGATACGCTGCACATGTCGGCGGAGTTGATCGAGTATCTCATCGAATACTGTGTCGAGAACGGGCATAAAAGCATGCATTACATCCAAAAGGTAGCCCTCTCCTGGAATGACCAGAAGATCACCACCGTGGAGGCGGCCAAGTCCAGCACGATCTTATATAATAAGAACTGCTATTCTGTATTAAACGCTTATGGAATCAAGGGACGGGCTCCCGCTACTTCCGAGATTGCGTATATCCGCAAATGGAATGAGGAGTATGGCTTCACGCTGGATATTATATTAGAAGCATGCAACCGTACTATGAACACCATCCATCAGCCAAATTTTGAGTATACGGATACCATCCTCAAAAACTGGCTTGGCAAGAATGTCCATTATCTGAAGGATATTGAAGCCCTGGATGCAGATTACCTGAGAGAAAAGGAACGCAAGAAAAAACAGGCTGCCAAGCCTGCCATCAATACAAAGAATAATAAATTCAACAATTTTGACGGCCGCTCCTATGATATGGACGACCTGGAGCGCAAGCTGGTTCAGCAGTAA
- the murC gene encoding UDP-N-acetylmuramate--L-alanine ligase, translating into MYKINFEQPVHVHFIGIGGISMSGLAEILLKEGFAISGSDNKESALTSHLKQQGATIFYGQKASNIIDGIDVVVYTAAIHEDNEEYAQAIKKGLPMLSRAELLGQLMTNYDVPIAISGTHGKTTTTSMLSHILLAGEMDPTISVGGILKAIGGNIKVGKSELFVTEACEYTNSFLHFFPKISVILNIDEDHLDFFKDLDDIRCSFHRFAKLLPKDGTLIINGNIDKLDRITEGLDCRIIKYGDDSSMDYSATNISHNKLGEASFDLVKSGVFVDRISLSVNGDHNVSNALAAIAVSDLLGVSLDTMKKGLKEFTGTDRRFEYKGEMDGVTIIDDYAHHPTEINATLTAAKYYPHRELWCVFQPHTYTRTKALFHEFVEALAHADHVVLSDIYAARETDNLGISSKDIADALKEKGCDAYYFSSFEDIQDFCVEKCQKGDLLITMGAGDVVNIGEELLKR; encoded by the coding sequence ATGTATAAAATCAATTTTGAGCAACCTGTACACGTGCACTTTATCGGAATCGGCGGCATAAGCATGAGCGGCCTGGCTGAGATTCTGCTGAAAGAGGGTTTTGCCATATCCGGCTCTGACAACAAGGAATCAGCCCTGACCAGCCACCTGAAGCAGCAGGGCGCTACCATCTTCTATGGCCAGAAAGCGTCCAATATTATTGACGGGATTGATGTGGTCGTGTATACCGCTGCCATCCATGAGGACAACGAGGAATACGCCCAGGCGATTAAAAAGGGGCTGCCTATGCTTAGCCGGGCGGAACTTCTGGGACAGCTGATGACCAATTACGATGTTCCCATCGCCATCTCAGGCACTCACGGCAAGACTACCACCACATCCATGCTCTCGCATATCCTGCTGGCCGGCGAGATGGACCCTACGATTTCCGTAGGAGGGATCCTTAAGGCGATCGGAGGGAATATAAAGGTGGGGAAATCGGAGCTGTTCGTTACGGAAGCCTGCGAATACACCAACAGTTTCCTTCATTTCTTTCCAAAGATAAGCGTTATTCTCAATATTGACGAGGATCATCTGGATTTCTTCAAGGATCTGGATGATATCCGCTGTTCTTTCCACAGATTTGCGAAACTTCTGCCAAAGGACGGAACTTTGATCATTAATGGAAATATCGACAAACTGGACCGTATTACCGAAGGACTTGACTGCCGTATTATAAAATACGGAGATGACAGTTCCATGGATTACAGCGCAACAAACATCTCCCATAATAAACTAGGGGAGGCTTCTTTTGACCTGGTAAAATCTGGCGTCTTCGTTGATCGGATATCTCTGTCCGTCAATGGCGACCACAATGTATCCAACGCATTGGCTGCCATCGCTGTCTCAGACCTTCTTGGAGTATCCCTTGATACGATGAAAAAGGGGCTTAAGGAATTTACTGGAACTGACCGGAGATTTGAATACAAGGGCGAGATGGATGGCGTTACCATCATCGACGACTATGCCCATCATCCAACGGAAATCAATGCTACTCTGACTGCTGCCAAGTATTATCCCCACCGGGAACTCTGGTGCGTTTTCCAGCCCCACACCTACACCAGGACCAAGGCTTTGTTCCATGAATTCGTGGAGGCCCTGGCGCATGCCGACCACGTGGTGCTTTCAGACATTTATGCAGCGAGGGAGACCGATAACCTGGGAATCTCTTCCAAGGATATCGCAGATGCGCTGAAGGAAAAGGGATGCGATGCCTATTACTTTTCTTCCTTTGAAGACATCCAGGATTTTTGTGTAGAAAAGTGTCAAAAAGGGGACTTGTTGATAACTATGGGCGCCGGAGATGTTGTAAACATTGGCGAAGAACTTTTAAAGCGGTAG
- a CDS encoding calcium/sodium antiporter — protein MDYLLLILGFILLIKGADYFVDGSSSVAKLLKVPTIIIGLTVVAFGTSMPELSVSVTAAIKGNNDLAVSNVLGSNIFNLLVVLGCCALVNPVRAKWSLLKKEFPFSIFIAVILLLLNSDFSITKVLSGEGKYVLGRWGGLLFLVLFALFLYATVKTALRSRNEVMEEEEDYKLLSPAKSAGYILVGLAGIIWGGDLVVDSASSIAVSFGLSQTFIGLTIVALGTSLPELVTSVVAARKGENDLAVGNVVGSNIFNILLILGVSATITPIVLDITAVYDTMILIVASIIVYVAAISKHEIHRKEGVMFLVAYLAFFIYVLLR, from the coding sequence ATGGATTATTTACTATTAATTCTGGGATTTATATTATTGATCAAAGGAGCGGATTATTTTGTGGACGGCAGTTCCAGCGTGGCAAAGCTCTTGAAGGTGCCAACGATAATTATAGGACTTACGGTAGTGGCATTTGGGACAAGCATGCCGGAACTGTCGGTCAGCGTGACGGCGGCTATCAAGGGAAATAATGATCTGGCTGTCAGCAACGTGCTGGGATCGAATATATTCAACCTGCTGGTGGTGCTTGGGTGCTGCGCGCTGGTGAATCCTGTCCGGGCCAAGTGGTCTTTGCTGAAAAAGGAATTCCCATTTTCTATTTTTATAGCGGTGATACTGCTGCTTCTGAATTCCGATTTCTCGATTACAAAGGTCCTGAGCGGGGAAGGGAAATATGTTCTTGGCAGATGGGGCGGGCTGCTCTTTCTTGTACTGTTTGCCTTGTTCCTGTATGCGACGGTTAAGACGGCGCTGCGTTCCAGGAACGAGGTGATGGAGGAAGAGGAAGATTATAAACTGCTTAGTCCGGCAAAAAGCGCGGGATATATTCTGGTGGGCCTGGCTGGCATTATCTGGGGAGGCGATCTGGTTGTGGACAGCGCAAGCAGCATTGCAGTATCCTTTGGGCTTAGCCAGACGTTCATCGGACTGACGATCGTGGCCCTTGGAACATCCCTGCCGGAACTGGTGACATCCGTAGTTGCGGCCAGAAAAGGCGAGAATGACCTTGCGGTGGGCAATGTGGTAGGCTCCAATATTTTCAATATTCTTCTGATACTGGGAGTATCGGCTACGATAACGCCGATCGTGCTGGATATTACAGCGGTCTATGACACGATGATTCTGATCGTGGCAAGCATTATCGTATATGTGGCGGCCATCAGCAAGCATGAAATACACAGAAAAGAAGGCGTGATGTTTCTGGTCGCATATCTGGCATTCTTTATCTATGTGCTGCTTCGATAG
- a CDS encoding RluA family pseudouridine synthase — protein sequence MNTKHIEILYEDAHILVCIKPHGVPTQSRRAGTPDMESLVKNHIYQSAPEKGEPYLAVIHRLDQPVKGILVFAKTPFAAKELNRQLQSHGFAKYYRALTDGHPSQKEGTLEDYLIKDGRANTSRVCASGTAGAKLARLHYAVVEQGPFLFDQAPNDDAPRTELDIRLDTGRHHQIRVQLAHMGCPIAGDTKYNQKAQEAGGWQNICLCAYRLEFLHPKTHKNMTFHLLG from the coding sequence ATGAATACCAAGCACATAGAAATCTTATATGAGGACGCCCACATACTGGTGTGCATAAAGCCTCACGGAGTTCCAACCCAGAGCAGGCGGGCAGGCACGCCCGATATGGAAAGTCTTGTTAAGAATCATATCTATCAGTCTGCCCCTGAAAAAGGCGAGCCATACCTGGCGGTCATCCACCGCCTGGATCAGCCTGTAAAAGGGATCCTGGTATTCGCCAAGACGCCTTTTGCGGCAAAGGAACTGAACCGCCAGCTGCAGAGCCATGGCTTCGCAAAATATTACCGTGCTTTGACAGACGGCCATCCCTCTCAGAAAGAAGGCACGCTGGAGGACTATCTCATAAAGGATGGGCGTGCAAACACTTCCCGCGTCTGCGCTTCCGGCACGGCAGGAGCCAAACTTGCCCGTCTTCATTATGCCGTTGTAGAACAGGGACCTTTCCTTTTTGACCAAGCGCCAAACGATGATGCGCCACGGACAGAACTGGATATCAGGCTGGATACCGGCCGCCATCATCAGATCCGCGTGCAGCTGGCGCATATGGGCTGCCCCATCGCAGGCGATACCAAGTATAACCAGAAGGCACAGGAAGCCGGAGGCTGGCAGAACATCTGCCTGTGCGCCTATCGGCTGGAATTCTTACATCCCAAAACCCACAAAAACATGACGTTTCATTTGTTAGGCTAG
- the glgD gene encoding glucose-1-phosphate adenylyltransferase subunit GlgD, with product MRAVGIILAGGNSNKMRELTHKRAVAAMPIAGSYRAIDFALSNMSNSHIQKVAVLTQYNARSLNEHLNSSKWWDFGRKQGGLYVFTPTITADNGYWYRGTADAIYQNLDFLKRCHEPYVIITSGDAVYKMDYNKVLEYHIAKKADITVVCKELEPGEDASRFGTLKMNESMRIEEFEEKPMVAKSNTISTGIYVIRRRQLIDLIESCAEEDRHDFVTDILIRYKNLKKIYGYKIKDYWSNISTVDAYYRTNMDFLKPEVRNYFFKQHPDVYSKVSDLPPAKYNPGAVVKNSLVASGSIINGTVENSILFKKTFVGNNCVIKNSIILNDVYLGDNTYIENCIVESRDTIRANTRHVGENGVKVVVEKNERYAL from the coding sequence ATGAGAGCAGTAGGTATTATTTTAGCAGGCGGAAACAGCAATAAGATGCGTGAATTGACACATAAGAGAGCGGTGGCGGCAATGCCGATAGCCGGAAGCTACAGGGCGATTGATTTTGCGCTGAGCAACATGTCTAATTCACATATACAGAAGGTAGCAGTGCTGACCCAATACAATGCCCGTTCATTGAATGAACATCTGAATTCCTCCAAATGGTGGGATTTTGGAAGAAAGCAAGGCGGCTTGTATGTGTTCACTCCTACGATCACGGCAGATAATGGGTACTGGTACAGAGGAACGGCAGATGCGATCTACCAGAATCTGGATTTCCTTAAGAGATGCCATGAGCCATATGTGATCATCACATCCGGCGATGCGGTATATAAGATGGATTATAACAAGGTGCTTGAGTACCACATTGCCAAGAAGGCCGATATTACGGTGGTTTGCAAGGAACTGGAGCCTGGCGAGGATGCCAGCCGCTTTGGAACGCTTAAGATGAACGAATCTATGCGGATTGAAGAGTTTGAAGAGAAGCCGATGGTAGCCAAATCAAACACGATTTCAACGGGAATCTATGTAATCAGAAGAAGACAGCTGATTGATCTGATTGAATCCTGCGCAGAGGAAGACAGGCACGATTTTGTAACCGATATCCTGATCAGATATAAGAATCTGAAAAAGATATACGGTTATAAGATAAAAGATTACTGGAGCAACATATCAACGGTGGACGCTTATTATCGGACAAACATGGATTTCTTGAAGCCGGAAGTAAGGAATTACTTCTTCAAGCAGCATCCGGATGTCTACTCTAAGGTGAGTGACCTGCCGCCGGCAAAATACAATCCCGGCGCAGTGGTTAAGAACAGCCTGGTAGCGAGTGGAAGCATTATCAATGGTACGGTAGAGAATTCTATCCTCTTTAAGAAGACGTTTGTCGGTAACAACTGTGTTATTAAGAATTCAATCATTCTGAACGACGTCTATCTCGGGGACAATACATACATCGAGAATTGTATTGTAGAAAGTCGTGACACGATTAGAGCCAATACACGTCATGTTGGGGAAAATGGTGTGAAAGTAGTTGTGGAAAAGAACGAGAGGTATGCACTATAG
- a CDS encoding ATP-binding protein, translating into MALSNSQYDQLMRTYEQRQLDNEYQLRRRYEKAYSLIPALEELDHSISSLSVEKARSLLDGNQGALSSLKEDVRSLSQRKYQLLESHGLPKDYLELHYTCPDCKDTGYIGTKKCHCFKKAIVDLLYTQSNLQEILGKENFSTCSLGFYSSNHIDPLTGRSSLEAIQTALKACHEFIDTFSTEFHNILLYGDTGVGKTFLSHCIAKELIDASFSVIYFTATQLFDIFAESAFGRKDAKDSDACEHIYDCDLLIIDDLGTELPNSFTVSQLFICLNERILRQKSTIISTNLALEDIKSIYSERTFSRISSNYTILRLTGDDIRIQKKLLNLGGTKDVTP; encoded by the coding sequence ATGGCACTTTCCAATTCCCAGTACGATCAGTTGATGCGTACATACGAACAAAGACAACTGGATAATGAGTACCAGTTAAGGAGACGCTATGAAAAAGCGTACTCCCTGATTCCGGCTCTGGAAGAATTGGATCATTCCATCTCCTCCTTAAGCGTAGAGAAGGCCCGCAGCCTTCTGGACGGCAATCAGGGGGCACTTTCTTCTCTGAAGGAAGATGTCCGCAGCCTGTCCCAACGCAAATACCAGCTGCTTGAATCCCATGGACTGCCAAAGGATTACCTGGAACTTCATTATACCTGCCCGGACTGTAAGGATACGGGATATATCGGCACGAAAAAGTGCCACTGTTTTAAGAAGGCCATTGTGGATCTTTTGTACACGCAGTCAAATCTACAGGAAATATTAGGCAAAGAGAACTTTTCTACCTGTTCTCTGGGGTTTTATTCCAGCAACCATATTGATCCTCTGACCGGAAGATCCTCGCTGGAAGCCATACAGACCGCGCTGAAAGCCTGTCATGAATTCATAGATACATTTTCCACAGAGTTTCATAACATACTATTATATGGAGACACGGGGGTAGGAAAGACTTTCCTCTCTCATTGTATTGCCAAGGAGTTGATTGATGCATCATTTTCTGTTATATATTTTACTGCGACACAGCTCTTTGATATATTTGCCGAGAGCGCATTTGGCAGAAAAGATGCGAAGGACTCCGACGCCTGCGAGCACATCTATGACTGCGACCTTCTGATCATAGATGACCTGGGTACGGAACTGCCGAATTCTTTTACGGTATCGCAGTTGTTTATCTGCCTCAATGAGCGTATCTTAAGGCAGAAATCAACCATTATATCTACCAATCTTGCATTGGAAGACATAAAATCTATCTATTCGGAGCGGACTTTCTCCCGGATCAGCAGTAACTATACGATTCTGCGCCTTACCGGAGATGATATCCGTATCCAAAAAAAATTATTAAACCTGGGAGGTACAAAAGATGTTACGCCGTAA
- a CDS encoding glucose-1-phosphate adenylyltransferase: MIKKEMIAMLLAGGQGSRLGVLTAKVAKPAVAFGGKYRIIDFPLSNCINSGIDTVGVLTQYQPLRLNTHIGIGIPWDLDRNIGGVTILPPYEKSNSSEWYTGTANAIYQNLDYMETFNPDYVLILSGDHIYKMDYEVMLDYHKENNADVTIAAMPVPIEEASRFGIVITDEDGRITEFQEKPPQPKSNLASMGIYIFSWPALKEALVALKDEPGCDFGKHIIPYCHEKNERLFAYEYNGYWKDVGTLGSYWEANMELIDIIPEFNLYEEFWKIYTNSDIIPPQYISGQSVIERSIIGDGSEVYGEVHNCVIGSGVTIGEGTVVKDSIIMKDVSIGKGCVIDKSIIAENCEIGDNVTFGIGSDVPNKLKPAVYSFGLVTVGENSVIPGQVQIGKNTAISGVTSKEDYPNGILESGETLIKAGERA; this comes from the coding sequence ATGATTAAGAAAGAGATGATTGCAATGTTGCTGGCAGGAGGCCAGGGAAGCCGATTGGGAGTCCTAACAGCCAAGGTAGCCAAGCCAGCCGTTGCTTTTGGAGGTAAATATAGAATTATTGACTTCCCACTCAGCAACTGCATTAACTCAGGAATTGATACTGTGGGAGTGCTAACTCAATATCAGCCATTACGATTAAACACGCATATAGGAATTGGTATTCCTTGGGATCTGGATCGTAATATCGGAGGCGTAACAATTCTGCCGCCTTATGAGAAGAGTAACAGCAGCGAATGGTATACTGGTACCGCCAATGCCATATACCAGAACTTGGATTATATGGAGACATTTAATCCGGATTATGTATTGATTCTTTCCGGAGACCATATCTATAAGATGGATTATGAAGTCATGCTCGACTATCATAAAGAGAACAATGCAGATGTAACAATTGCAGCAATGCCGGTGCCGATCGAAGAAGCCAGCAGATTCGGCATCGTAATTACGGATGAAGACGGAAGGATTACCGAATTCCAGGAGAAGCCTCCGCAGCCAAAGAGCAATCTGGCGTCTATGGGCATCTATATTTTCAGCTGGCCAGCATTGAAGGAAGCGCTTGTGGCATTGAAGGACGAGCCGGGGTGCGACTTTGGAAAGCATATTATTCCATACTGCCATGAGAAGAATGAGAGATTATTTGCTTATGAGTACAATGGATATTGGAAAGACGTAGGGACGCTTGGCTCATATTGGGAAGCCAATATGGAACTGATCGATATTATTCCGGAATTCAACCTGTATGAAGAGTTCTGGAAGATCTATACCAACAGCGATATTATCCCTCCGCAGTATATTTCAGGACAATCTGTGATTGAAAGAAGCATTATCGGCGATGGATCGGAAGTGTATGGGGAAGTACATAACTGCGTAATTGGTTCCGGTGTCACGATTGGGGAAGGCACGGTAGTCAAGGACTCCATTATTATGAAAGACGTAAGCATTGGCAAGGGCTGCGTGATTGACAAGTCGATCATTGCGGAAAACTGCGAGATTGGGGACAATGTAACATTTGGAATTGGCAGCGATGTGCCGAACAAGCTTAAGCCGGCAGTCTATTCCTTCGGTCTTGTAACGGTTGGCGAGAACTCCGTCATACCGGGCCAGGTGCAGATCGGCAAGAACACTGCCATCAGTGGCGTAACATCCAAAGAAGACTATCCAAATGGAATACTGGAAAGCGGAGAGACATTGATAAAGGCGGGTGAGCGAGCATGA
- a CDS encoding ribose-phosphate pyrophosphokinase yields MLRRNDRNLDNIPVGALGIIALDGCKEMGGKVNNYLVKWRKEDGHAHKDDIVFHGYERDTFLIDAKVPRFGSGEAKGIINDSVRGMDIYLMVDVCNYSLTYSLTGHENHMSPDDHYQNLKRVIAAIGGKARRLNVIMPFLYESRQHKRSSRESLDCALALQELVRMGVDNIITFDAHDPRVQNAIPLNGFETVRPTYQFIKGLLRNFKDLQIDCDHMMAISPDEGATERAIYLANMLNLDMGMFYKRRDYTKIVNGRNPIVAHEFLGSSVEGKDVIILDDMISSGDSILDVARQLKQRKARRIFAAATFGLFTNGLEKFDKAYEDGLIDAILTTNLIYQTPELLERPYYISCEMSKYIALMIDTLNHDGSISSILNPNERIQNVLEKYKRGEEI; encoded by the coding sequence ATGTTACGCCGTAACGATCGTAATCTTGACAACATTCCTGTAGGAGCGCTTGGAATCATTGCCCTTGACGGATGTAAAGAAATGGGAGGCAAGGTAAATAATTACCTTGTCAAATGGAGGAAAGAGGATGGACATGCCCACAAGGATGACATCGTTTTCCACGGTTATGAACGGGATACATTTCTAATAGACGCAAAGGTCCCCCGTTTTGGCTCCGGCGAAGCCAAAGGCATTATCAATGACTCTGTCAGGGGAATGGATATCTATCTGATGGTAGACGTCTGCAATTACAGCCTGACCTACTCGCTGACAGGACATGAGAATCACATGTCCCCGGACGATCATTATCAGAATCTGAAGCGTGTCATCGCCGCTATCGGCGGAAAGGCCCGCCGTCTTAACGTGATCATGCCGTTCTTGTATGAAAGCCGCCAGCACAAGAGAAGCAGCCGGGAATCCCTGGACTGCGCCCTGGCGCTTCAGGAACTGGTGCGGATGGGCGTAGACAATATCATTACTTTTGACGCCCATGATCCAAGGGTGCAGAATGCCATTCCTCTGAATGGCTTTGAGACGGTTCGCCCCACATACCAGTTTATCAAAGGACTTCTGCGCAACTTCAAGGATCTGCAGATCGACTGCGACCACATGATGGCGATCAGCCCGGACGAGGGAGCCACCGAGCGCGCGATCTATCTGGCCAACATGCTGAATCTGGATATGGGCATGTTCTACAAGAGGCGCGATTATACGAAGATAGTCAATGGACGCAATCCGATTGTTGCCCATGAATTCCTGGGCTCTTCTGTGGAAGGAAAGGATGTCATTATCCTGGATGACATGATCTCTTCCGGCGACAGTATCCTGGATGTAGCGCGACAGCTGAAGCAGCGCAAGGCAAGGCGGATTTTTGCCGCGGCCACCTTCGGCTTGTTCACCAATGGCCTCGAGAAGTTCGACAAAGCCTACGAAGATGGCCTGATCGATGCCATTCTGACCACCAACCTGATCTATCAGACGCCGGAACTTCTGGAGCGTCCATACTATATCAGCTGCGAGATGAGCAAATACATCGCGCTGATGATTGATACACTGAACCATGACGGTTCCATCAGCAGCATTCTGAATCCCAACGAGCGTATCCAGAATGTACTGGAAAAATATAAAAGAGGCGAAGAGATCTAG
- the spoVG gene encoding septation regulator SpoVG, with the protein MQITDVRVRKVAKEGKLKAVVSITMDEEFVVHDIKVIEGEKGLFIAMPSKKALDGEYRDIAHPINSETRERIQSIILEKYEEALNEEEE; encoded by the coding sequence ATGCAAATCACGGATGTACGCGTGCGTAAAGTGGCAAAAGAGGGAAAGTTAAAGGCGGTAGTATCAATTACTATGGATGAGGAATTCGTAGTACATGACATCAAGGTCATTGAGGGTGAAAAAGGACTCTTTATTGCTATGCCGAGTAAAAAAGCATTAGACGGGGAATATCGAGATATTGCGCATCCAATTAATTCAGAGACCAGAGAGCGTATACAGAGTATTATTCTTGAGAAATACGAAGAAGCGTTGAATGAAGAGGAAGAATAA
- a CDS encoding ATP-binding protein: MKIRELIIKNFGKFSNQDILLDDGINILYGENESGKSTLHAFIRGMLFGMERGRGRASLNDTYSTYEPWENPNYYSGVLRFESGGKMFRIDRNFDKYSKKAELYCEDDGEQLSIEDGDLQMLLGELSAASYDNTISVGQMKVETGQSLAAEFKNYATNYYATGNTEIDLEGTLQNLKEKKKALDKEAKDALVRKQQKRELIEQEASYVWRDIHRLEEEQDSITEELLHREEKEKQEEASGKGVIDELRPSKWRIHPVEIGLFIIFIILAVILIAKPWNYLVAIVIFLACGLYVWNRMKEGKKKEKTPPEIILEEITPEEEKIPIERLVWEKNRVEEELQEKQIQYGNLKDQLMDLDEVSEDSQWIDRRRAAIQMAIDRLNELSGELQVQLKEELNRKISEIICQITGGKYTRLLVEEDLHMSLVSEGKRIPMEQVSRGTIEQIYFSLRMTASKVLQEEENPVILDDTFAYYDDERLKRTLAWLAKNKKQVLIFTCQKREIQLLEELGLDYHKVCL; encoded by the coding sequence ATGAAAATTCGGGAGTTAATAATTAAGAATTTCGGCAAATTTTCGAATCAGGATATTTTGCTGGATGATGGGATCAATATATTATATGGGGAGAATGAGTCAGGGAAATCCACGCTGCATGCTTTTATCAGAGGGATGCTGTTTGGCATGGAAAGAGGACGGGGAAGGGCTTCCCTTAATGATACATACAGCACTTATGAACCATGGGAGAACCCCAATTACTATTCAGGAGTGCTGAGATTCGAAAGTGGAGGAAAGATGTTCCGGATTGACCGGAATTTTGATAAATATTCGAAGAAGGCAGAACTCTACTGCGAGGATGACGGAGAACAGCTTTCTATAGAAGACGGGGATCTTCAGATGCTGCTGGGAGAGCTTAGCGCTGCCAGTTATGACAACACGATATCCGTGGGCCAGATGAAGGTGGAGACAGGCCAGTCTCTTGCGGCGGAATTTAAAAATTATGCCACCAATTATTACGCTACAGGCAATACGGAGATTGACCTGGAAGGGACCCTTCAGAATCTTAAGGAAAAGAAGAAGGCGCTGGATAAGGAAGCAAAAGATGCCTTGGTCAGGAAGCAGCAGAAAAGAGAACTCATTGAGCAGGAGGCATCCTATGTCTGGCGGGATATTCACCGGCTGGAAGAAGAGCAGGATAGCATCACGGAAGAACTGCTGCACAGGGAAGAGAAGGAGAAGCAGGAGGAGGCTTCCGGCAAAGGAGTCATAGACGAGCTGCGCCCATCCAAGTGGCGGATTCATCCGGTAGAGATCGGACTTTTTATCATTTTCATTATCTTGGCGGTGATCCTGATCGCCAAGCCGTGGAACTATTTGGTTGCGATCGTCATTTTCCTGGCCTGTGGGCTGTATGTGTGGAACCGCATGAAAGAGGGGAAAAAGAAGGAAAAGACTCCGCCGGAGATCATACTGGAGGAGATTACGCCGGAAGAAGAGAAGATTCCCATTGAAAGGCTTGTATGGGAAAAGAACCGCGTGGAAGAAGAACTGCAGGAGAAGCAGATACAATATGGAAACTTGAAAGACCAGCTGATGGACCTTGATGAAGTCAGCGAGGATTCTCAGTGGATTGACCGCAGGCGTGCTGCCATCCAGATGGCAATAGACCGGTTAAATGAACTTTCCGGGGAACTGCAGGTGCAGTTAAAAGAGGAATTAAACAGGAAAATCTCTGAGATCATATGCCAGATTACAGGCGGGAAATATACCAGGCTCCTGGTAGAGGAAGACCTGCACATGAGCCTGGTATCGGAAGGGAAGCGGATTCCCATGGAACAGGTAAGCCGAGGAACAATAGAGCAGATTTACTTTTCCTTGCGGATGACTGCCAGCAAAGTCTTGCAGGAGGAGGAAAATCCGGTCATACTGGATGATACCTTTGCCTATTATGATGACGAGCGGCTGAAGCGCACGCTTGCGTGGCTTGCAAAGAACAAAAAGCAGGTCCTTATATTCACTTGCCAGAAGCGGGAGATCCAGCTGTTGGAAGAACTGGGGCTGGATTATCATAAGGTGTGCCTGTGA